A DNA window from Aythya fuligula isolate bAytFul2 chromosome 4, bAytFul2.pri, whole genome shotgun sequence contains the following coding sequences:
- the BTC gene encoding probetacellulin — protein sequence MEAAAAPVPGGGPGPLLLCLALASGLALFSCVGADTNVTEGLPCEGCAGNVTQLRRRGHFSRCPEEYRHYCVKGRCRFLVAEAAPACVCERGYTGARCELVDIFPLRGDQGQIVVISLIAGIVVLIIFVVCTCLCIHHCRKQRRKRKEEEMETLSKNLPSKSEDVLETDVA from the exons ATGGaagcggcggcggccccggtgccgggcggcggccccggtcccctgctgctctgcctggcccTCGCCTCCG gccTGGCTCTTTTCAGCTGTGTGGGCGCCGACACCAACGTGACCGAGGGGCTGCCCTGCGAGGGCTGTGCAG GTAACGTGACGCAGCTGCGGCGGCGGGGCCACTTCTCGCGGTGCCCCGAGGAGTACCGGCACTACTGTGTCAAGGGCAGGTGCCGATTCCTCGTGGCCGAGGCAGCGCCGGCGTGCGT GTGCGAGCGGGGCTACACGGGGGCGCGGTGCGAGCTGGTGGACATCTTCCCCCTGAGGGGTGACCAGGGCCAGATCGTGGTCATCTCCCTCATCGCCGGCATTGTCGTCCTCATCATCTTCGTCGTCTGCACCTGCCTCTGCATACA ccactgtcGGAAGCAGcgcaggaagaggaaggaagaggagatggAGACGCTGAGCAAGAACCTGCCCTCCAAAAGCGAGGACGTGCTGGAGACGGACGTCGCGTGA
- the PARM1 gene encoding prostate androgen-regulated mucin-like protein 1 codes for MEPPPCPNPNPNPNPNPIPVPVPGPVPVPAGLGDDPTASPLAPASTPPEVVGTAAGPGSGGTAVPSAAPHQTAPPTATGPTRDEVSSGPAEVDDPNGGTVAMLSPASIPTSTVAAADNPPVAFSSVPPASETAPGSRTVYNASVEGGTTDLGTPPSPTGTPAPFSSSPRSSTPYSSPGTVLSPPTVPSSTTQSPMPMKAVPSPGTMAVASSLATEPTSPSVTVASPTEDTADGKSTPSTGVTMEEVPRALSAGSIVAITVTVIVLVVLVFAAAAYLKIRHSSYGRLLDDHDYGSWGNYNNPLYDDS; via the exons atGGAGCCGCCCCCCtgccccaaccccaaccccaaccccaaccccaaccctatTCCCGTCCCGGTTCCCGGCCCCGTCCCGGTGCCAGCAG GACTTGGTGATGACCCTACAGCTTCACCCCTTGCCCCCGCCAGCACCCCCCCAGAAGtggtggggacagcagcagggccaggctcGGGGGGCACAGCTGTCCCTTCAGCAGCTCCCCACCAGACTGCACCACCGACTGCCACGGGACCCACCAGAGATGAGGTGTCCTCCGGGCCAGCTGAGGTGGATGACCCCAATGGGGGCACTGTGGCCATGTTGTCCCCTGCTTCCATCCCCACGAGCACTGTCGCTGCAGCTGACAACCCCCCTGTAGCCTTCAGCTCGGTGCCACCTGCCTCGGAGACAGCCCCAGGTTCTCGGACAGTGTATAATGCCAGCGTGGAGGGAGGGACAACGGATTTGgggacacctcccagccccacgggcACACCTGCacccttctcttcctccccacgCAGCAGCACCCCATACTCATCCCCTGGGACGGTGTTGTCCCCACCGACcgtccccagcagcaccacccagTCACCGATGCCGATGAAGGCTGTCCCTTCCCCAGGGACGATGGCTGTGGCATCGAGCCTGGCCACGGAGCCAACGTCCCCCTCAGTGACTGTGGCCAGCCCCACCGAGGACACAGCCGACGGCAAAAGCACCCCCTCCACCGGAGTCACCATGGAAGAGGTCCCACGTGCCTTGAGCGCAG GGAGCATCGTGGCCATAACAGTGACGGTCATcgtgctggtggtgctggtcTTCGCAGCGGCGGCGTACCTCAAGATCAG GCACTCCTCCTACGGCCGGCTGCTGGACGACCACGACTACGGCTCCTGGGGGAACTACAACAACCCCCTCTACGACGACTCCTAG
- the RCHY1 gene encoding RING finger and CHY zinc finger domain-containing protein 1 yields the protein MAAGGEQEGGCEHYRRGCLLRAPCCGKLYPCRLCHDGAEEHRLDRFRVAEVQCSRCRLLQKAQQRCEGCQSLFGEYYCGVCHLFDRDKKQYHCDDCGICRIGPKEDFFHCSKCNLCLSLSLRGKHKCIENVSRQDCPICLEDIHTSRVEARVLPCGHLLHKTCYEEMLKEGYRCPLCMHSALDMRRYWRQLDDEVAQTPMPTEYQNMMVEILCNDCNARSTVQFHLLGMKCTNCESYNTAQDGKCKQPAE from the exons atggcggcgggcggcgagcAGGAGGGTGGCTGCGAGCACTACCGGCGGGGCTGCCTGCTCAGG GCGCCGTGCTGCGGGAAGCTCTACCCCTGCCGCCTGTGCCACGACGGCGCCGAGGAGCACCGGCTCGACCGCTTCCGCGTGGCCGAGGTGCAGTGCAGCCGCTGCCGCCTGCTGCAGAAG GCCCAGCAGCGCTGCGAGGGCTGCCAGAGCCTCTTCGGCGAGTACTACTGCGGCGTGTGCCACCTCTTCGACCGCGACAAGAAGCAGTACCACTGCGACGACTGCGGCATCTGCAG GATCGGCCCGAAGGAGGATTTCTTCCACTGCTCGAAATGCAACTTGTGTCTGAGCCTCAGCCTCCGAGGGAAGCACAAG TGCATCGAAAACGTCTCCAGACAGGATTGTCCAATATGTTTGGAG GATATTCACACATCCCGTGTTGAAGCTCGCGTTCTGCCATGTGGTCATCTTCTGCACAA aacatGTTATGAGGAGATGTTAAAGGA AGGTTACAGGTGTCCTTTGTGCATGCACTCGGCTTTAGATATGAGGAGGTACTGGCGGCAGCTGGATGATGAAGTAGCACAGACTCCTATGCCCACAGAGTATCAGAACATGATGGTGGAG ATCCTTTGTAATGATTGCAATGCCCGCTCTACAGTGCAGTTCCATCTCCTAGGCATGAAGTGTACAAACTGTGAATCGTATAATACTGCCCAAGATGGAAAATGCAAGCAGCCCGCGGAGTAG
- the CDKL2 gene encoding cyclin-dependent kinase-like 2, translating to MEKYQVLGFLGKGSYGVVTRCRHKESGRVVAVKKFLESEDDAMVRKIAVREIKLLKQLRHENLVNLLEVCKKKKRWYLVFEFVDHTVLDDLEAFPNGLDYSRVRKYLFQILRGVAFCHSHNIIHRDIKPENILVSQSGVVKLCDFGFARTLAASGEAYTDYVATRWYRAPELLVGDTKYGRAVDVWAIGCLVTEMLTGEPLFPGDSDIDQLYHITKCLGNLILRHQELFYKNPHFAGMRLPEVKEVESLDRRYPKLSAAVLNLAKRCLQIDPDKRPSCAELLQCDFFNEDGFAERFAQELKLKIQKDARDHQLQKKSKTSRKDKDDALEERKMLGVQDFNIDPKSSDAKLFKVKCSKADGEKAERSSNHSSLYDSAINPFKIGPQTSLKDSSSSLDYAKNTGIVIPPINQNISPTMVGMGPLPGNHNYRVDEKSKKYLNPFLKQRKRSPAGHYSVSLTSVSNDKNILQANKKKWEFSKTDVRLPELNPLPELRGVDAWHPRYPKKENKTISESRVPYLAAIDLHNPSLASQQMSGNSMPDASEAGFPRVEH from the exons CAACTCAGGCATGAGAATCTCGTGAACCTGCTAGAAGTGTGTAAAAAGAAGAAACGGTGGTATCTGGTATTTGAATTCGTGGATCACACAGtgcttgatgatcttgaggcaTTTCCAAACGGACTAGACTACAGCAGGGTTCGGAAATacttatttcagattttaagagGAGTAGCATTTTGTCACAGCCATAAC aTAATACATCGGGATATTAAGCCAGAGAACATCCTAGTCTCCCAGTCGGGAGTTGTAAAACTGTGTGACTTTGGTTTTGCTCGCACATTGGCAGCTTCTGGGGAAGCTTACACGGACTATGTGGCAACCCGATGGTACcgagccccagagctgctggtgggagATACCAAGTACGGCAG GGCTGTGGATGTGTGGGCTATTGGCTGTCTGGTCACGGAAATGCTCACAGGAGAGCCCCTGTTCCCTGGAGATTCAGACATTGACCAGCTCTACCATATCACCAAGTGCCTGG GTAATTTAATTCTAAGACACCAAGAGTTATTCTATAAAAACCCCCACTTTGCTGGCATGAGGTTGCCTGAAGTGAAGGAGGTTGAATCTCTGGACAGACGATACCCCAAGctctctgctgcagtgctgaaTTTAGCCAAG AGGTGTTTGCAGATTGACCCAGACAAAAGACCGTCTTGTGCTGAACTCTTGCAGTGCGATTTCTTTAACGAGGATGGATTTGCTGAAAG ATTTGCTCAGGAGCTTAAACTAAAGATTCAGAAAGATGCCAGAGACCatcaattacaaaaaaaatcaaaaaccagCAGAAAGGATAAAGATGATGctttagaagaaagaaagatgcttGGTGTCCAG GATTTCAACATTGACCCAAAGAGCAGTGATGCAAAGCTGTTCAAAGTGAAGTGCTCTAAAGCTGATGGAGAGAAAGCAGAGCGATCTTCCAACCACAGCTCCCTGTATGACAGTGCAATCAACCCATTTAAAATAGGCCCTCAAACCAGTCTAAAAgattccagcagcagcttggaCTATGCCAAGAACACAGGCATAGTTATTCCTCCCATCAACCAGAACATTTCTCCCACTATGGTTGGGATGGGGCCTCTGCCTGGAAACCATAACTACAG AGTTgatgaaaagagcaaaaaatacTTGAACCCATTTCTAAAGCAAAGGAAGCGTTCTCCAGCAGGCCATTATAGTGTAAGCCTGACATCG GTTTCTAATGACAAGAACATCCTTCaggcaaacaagaaaaaatgggaGTTCTCCAAGACAGATGTGCGTTTGCCAGAACTAAATCCTCTCCCTGAACTGAGAGGAGTGGACG CATGGCATCCCAGATAtcccaaaaaggaaaataaaacaatttcagagTCACGGGTCCCCTACCTTGCTGCTATTGATCTCCATAACCCAAGTCTGGCCTCACAGCAG ATGTCAGGGAACTCGATGCCTGATGCATCAGAAGCCGGTTTCCCTAGAGTTGAGCACTAG